A region of the Candidatus Nanosynbacter lyticus genome:
GCCGTTATTGGCCTGGTGATTATCTCTAGTGCTATTGCTATAACAGGTTATATTATAGGAAAGGTTTAGTATGAGAAATATTACAAAAATTTTGACCGTCTGCATGGTTATGATTGGAATGTTTAGCGCATTCGCTCCTGTAGTTTCTGCTGGTAACGGTATTGATATTTGTGCAGGTGATGGCTCTGGGTCAGTTTACTGTAATAATAAATCTGATGGTGAAGGTAAAGTTAATGGTATCATAGGCAGTATAGTGCAAGTTTTATTAACGGCAGTTGGTGTAATTTCGGTCATTATGATTGTTATCGGTGGGATTATGTTCGCAACTTCTAGTGGTGATGCTCAGAAAACAGCAAAAGCCAGAAATACTATCTTATATGCTGTCATTGGTTTGGTTGTTTCAATATTTGCTGCAGCAATTGTTAACTTTGCGTTTAGTAATTTTAAGTAGGAGAAAACATGAAAAAAACAGTATTATCGATAGCATTAATGATTTGTATGGTCTTTGGAGTGTCAGCCCTGCTGGCTACTTCCCCTTCTGGTAGTGTTTCTGCTCAAGTGTCAGATGGTATTGACATAGCTACTACTCCAGAAATGAAAGGCAAGCAAATTGAAGGTAAGGGTGGCTTAATACAAACTGTCGTTAATGTTTTATTGTGGGTTGTAGGTGCCTTATCTGTTATTATGATTATTTTTAGCGGTATCCGTTATGTTACTTCAGCTGGTGACGCTGCAAAAACTAAAGCTGCACAGAATTCACTTATTTATGCAGTAGTTGGTCTGATCGTGGCTATTTTCGCCTGGGCTATCGTTAATATGGTCATCGATAAGTTTGTCTAAAAACATAATAGTTTTGCAAATAACAGAGAAAAATGTATAATAATAACATCATTAAAGAAGGAGAAATAACATGAATAAATTGAAAATGATTCTAGCTGGACTGCTAATTGTGCCGACAATCTCTTTGGCGGTAGCTCCAGCTGCAAATGCTGCTGATTTTACATTAAGGGGTGGAATTGACAGTGCACAAGGAGAGGGTGTAGATAAGGTTAATTCTAGTCCTGAGAGCCTAGTTAAGCAGTTTGTTAATATATTCCTATTTGCAGTCGGTGCCTTAAGCGTTATTATGCTTATTTGGGGTGGTATTCGTTACACTACTTCAGCTGGTGATAGCAATAAGGTTACTTCAGCTAAGAATACGGTTCTATACGCTATTGTTGGTCTAGTCGTCTCTATTTTGGCTTGGGCTATCGTTAATATGGTCATCGATAAATTTACTTCAGGATCATAATAAGTTTTGCAGTTAGAAAAAAGAACCTCGCTAATGAGGTTCTTTTTTCTAATCAAAAAATACCGCCAACCTGTGGCGGTATTTTTAGCTAAATAATTTTACAGGACCTGAATCTTCTTCGCCTTCTCTTGTTTTATCTTTTCAAAGGTAATTGTCAAAACGCCATCTTTCAACTCCGCCTTTACACCCTCTTCATTAACGGCTGTAGGCAATGCTAATGTGCGGCTAAATTCGCCCCAGTAACACTCCTGAATGTGCCATTGGCGTACGTCAGCTTCATCACCACTAGATAACGTGCCGCTAATAGTTAAGATTCCGTCAGAGATACTTACGTCTAAGTCGTTGCGATCTACTCCAGCAGTACGAGCTTTAATGATTAAGTCGTTCTCTGTTTCAAAAACGTCAACAGCTAATTGACCCATTAGATCGTCAGCTTCATCCTCCCAGTTGTCTTCAGCTGGTGCTGCTGGAGCTGGACTGCTGTTGCTGTCATCGTTAAGATTAGGTAGTAGCTGATCTGTATCGTCAATAAACGCTGCAGCCAACTCATCTTCTGTTAGTAATATGTTATCATCTTGTTTTCGGGCCATAATTTCCTCCACTTTTATAATAGGCTCATTGACAAAGTCCTTATTAGTATAACTATAATATGCGGTATAATCAACAGTGAAAGGTGTAAAACGTAAAAATTACAATGTTTGATGCACTATTATCTATTATTGCTCCGCACTACTGTTATAGATGTCATAAAATAGGTGGTATTTTATGTAAAGATTGTAAAAAATACATCATAAGTCAGAAATACGATATTTGTGTATTGTGTGGTCAGTCCTTAAAAAATGGAAACTTGTGCAAAAAGCATAAAATCTCCTGTGATATGATCTGGTGTTTTACGAAAAGAACTGGCGTGGTGGCTAAGATAATTGATAATTATAAGTTTAACCGGGTACAAGCTGCTGCTGATCTGTTGAGTGAATTTTTGAATAATATTCTGCCCCCTCTCCCGAAAGAGACGGTTATTGTGCCAATACCTACAATCTCCCAAAATATTCGTCACCGCGGATTTGGCCATATTGAAAAGATAGCTAATAAGCTAGCTAGGAATAGAAAAATAGAGTGTAGACCCCTGCTTCGACGAAGAAATAATGTCACTCAGCACTTTACTAAGTCTTCGCGCCAGAGAAAACGTCAAGCAAAGGATTTCTTTGAGCTAAGTGGTTCGGTAGATAAAAATCGTCGATATATAATTATTGACGATATTTTTACGACTGGTTCAACCGTGTTGGCGGCAGCTGAATGCTTAAGAAAAAACGGCGCTGAGCATGTAGAGATTGCTGTCATTGCCAGGCATGGTCGTCCGAAATTATGAGTGGTGATACTGGCTGCCGCGATAGATTTCTTGAGCACGATACAGTTGTTCAGCTAAGATTAGCCGGACTAGCTGATGTGGAAATACTAGATTTGATAGAGACCAGACAACGTTAGATTTTTGGCGTAAATCATCGTTAACCCCATAAGCCCCTCCAATAATAAAAACAACATGCTTATTTATATGACTGCTAATTAGATTTGATAATTCCGGTGATGATAAATTTTTACCGCGTTCATCAAGCAGGATAATAAAATCGTCTGAACTAAGACGTGTAAGTATACGCTCTGACTCTTCCTGACGTGCTCTGTCGCCTTCAAAATTTGAATGTGGTATAATCACCATCTCAGTGGCAAATGGCGGCCTGAGGCGCTCTAAAAAACGAAAAATGCCTGGCTGAATCCAGGCTTCATGTTTCTTCCCGATTGTTATAACGGTTATTTTCATAAATATTTATGGCGGAGAGAGAGGGATTCGAACCCTCGATGAGTTGCCCCATACCGCTTTTCGAGAGCGGCCAGTTCAACCACTCCTGCACCTCTCCATAAAGCTTAATTGGTACACCCGGCAAGATTCGAACTTACGACCTCTGGCTCCGCAAGCCAGCGCTCTATCCAGCTGAGCTACGGGTGCATACAGCCTTTCGGAAATCCGATTGGCCATAACAAAAATATAAAGAGCTTTCTCCGCCTGGAAGCGGTGAACTTCTGTATTCTACCACATAAAACATGGCCAATCAAGCTATAGTTTTATTAAGCGAATGAGCTTTTCTAGAGCGTCTGGTTTAATTTCTTGCATTGGTAGGCGTGCACCTAACATATCGACTATCTTCTCACCTTCTGCTTCAGAAAAATAGATAGTTAGTCCTGGGGAAAAACGCTTAACTGGCAATAATATGATGGAGTGCTGGTTGTTTTCATTTGATAATCCAAATGCACGAAAT
Encoded here:
- a CDS encoding Mbov_0395 family pilin-like conjugal transfer protein, with product MIGMFSAFAPVVSAGNGIDICAGDGSGSVYCNNKSDGEGKVNGIIGSIVQVLLTAVGVISVIMIVIGGIMFATSSGDAQKTAKARNTILYAVIGLVVSIFAAAIVNFAFSNFK
- a CDS encoding pilin; protein product: MKKTVLSIALMICMVFGVSALLATSPSGSVSAQVSDGIDIATTPEMKGKQIEGKGGLIQTVVNVLLWVVGALSVIMIIFSGIRYVTSAGDAAKTKAAQNSLIYAVVGLIVAIFAWAIVNMVIDKFV
- a CDS encoding pilin; the protein is MNKLKMILAGLLIVPTISLAVAPAANAADFTLRGGIDSAQGEGVDKVNSSPESLVKQFVNIFLFAVGALSVIMLIWGGIRYTTSAGDSNKVTSAKNTVLYAIVGLVVSILAWAIVNMVIDKFTSGS
- a CDS encoding Hsp20/alpha crystallin family protein produces the protein MARKQDDNILLTEDELAAAFIDDTDQLLPNLNDDSNSSPAPAAPAEDNWEDEADDLMGQLAVDVFETENDLIIKARTAGVDRNDLDVSISDGILTISGTLSSGDEADVRQWHIQECYWGEFSRTLALPTAVNEEGVKAELKDGVLTITFEKIKQEKAKKIQVL
- a CDS encoding ComF family protein, which gives rise to MIWCFTKRTGVVAKIIDNYKFNRVQAAADLLSEFLNNILPPLPKETVIVPIPTISQNIRHRGFGHIEKIANKLARNRKIECRPLLRRRNNVTQHFTKSSRQRKRQAKDFFELSGSVDKNRRYIIIDDIFTTGSTVLAAAECLRKNGAEHVEIAVIARHGRPKL
- a CDS encoding 23S rRNA (pseudouridine(1915)-N(3))-methyltransferase RlmH, whose product is MKITVITIGKKHEAWIQPGIFRFLERLRPPFATEMVIIPHSNFEGDRARQEESERILTRLSSDDFIILLDERGKNLSSPELSNLISSHINKHVVFIIGGAYGVNDDLRQKSNVVWSLSNLVFPHQLVRLILAEQLYRAQEIYRGSQYHHS